ACTATACCTTCGAGGTCGAGGCCATGTCCGCTGAGAAGCTCCCTTTTGTCGTCTCCACCATCTTTACCATCGGCCCCCGTGTCGATGACATGGACAGCCTCCTTCTCTACGGAAAGGTGAAGCTCTTCAACCATGTCAACGAGCTTGTTCAGGGCGTCATCGAGGGTGAGACCCGTGTGCTTGCCGCCCGCACGACCATTGAGGAAATCTTCAAGGCGGGTATCAATGAGTTCAAGAAAGAGGTTTTCGAAAAGGTTCAGCTTGAGCTTAATCAGTATGGGCTACGCATATACAACGCCAACGTGGAAACCAAGATGGAGGCTGCCAATGAAGCCAAGGTACGTACTGTACGTTATCTGTAAgatttatatgttgtgttgtggttgtttttgtgaatgttttaaaaactttttctaagcatttgcttttatttttaatgctgTTTTCTTTTCCCTCCAATATGATAATTATAGGTGAGCTCAAGTTTGAATTCCGGCATGGCTGAAACAGTAGGAGATGCCGAGTCAGCATCCAGTGGGATTAATCCTACATATCCTCCTTCATGTGAAGCCCATAGGAACACAGAAGCATGTTCTAAATGTGTGTACAGCAAGTACCAGCCTGAGCCTAAAAATGAGTTTAAGAAGATTTTGACACCAACTGACGTACAACTAAAAGGAAGTTATAGTCTTTATTTACCAAAGTCACTTGCAGCCAGATTCTGCCTCCCGGCAAATGGAAGTCATCCGGTGAGTGTCTATGACGTTCAAATGAAGCGCTGGCCAATGCATTTTCGTACAAATGGTGAAAAGGCTTATCTCACCCGAGGCTGGAGCCGCTTTGCTCAAGCGAAGCAGCTAAGCGAAGGGGATAACATCACCTTTTATGAGCTCAGGTGCCAGAGAGGGACAGGGACTAAGGTCTTCATGATTGGAGTCTCTCGCAAACAATGTATTCAGATTCTTGGAGCTCCGATTAGAATTTAGACAGAGACCAAATATTGATAGTTTGGTTTTTGTGTTACGTATGCTTTTGAAGTCGGCGTGAATTAAGTtcctgtatttttcttggtttttgttaTGTTTCATTTCGATTGCAGCGTGAATTTAGTTCCTTGTATTTTCCTTCAGTTGAATCTAATAAAAGTGTTTTCATTCAGAAAGGAGATGGCTCAATGAGTCGGCAATCACTGTT
This genomic interval from Corylus avellana chromosome ca3, CavTom2PMs-1.0 contains the following:
- the LOC132173474 gene encoding flotillin-like protein 6 translates to MGWRVAGPSEYLAITGRGIDDICLAKKAWVLPGQRCSRFDVSQVNYTFEVEAMSAEKLPFVVSTIFTIGPRVDDMDSLLLYGKVKLFNHVNELVQGVIEGETRVLAARTTIEEIFKAGINEFKKEVFEKVQLELNQYGLRIYNANVETKMEAANEAKVSSSLNSGMAETVGDAESASSGINPTYPPSCEAHRNTEACSKCVYSKYQPEPKNEFKKILTPTDVQLKGSYSLYLPKSLAARFCLPANGSHPVSVYDVQMKRWPMHFRTNGEKAYLTRGWSRFAQAKQLSEGDNITFYELRCQRGTGTKVFMIGVSRKQCIQILGAPIRI